The Candidatus Polarisedimenticolia bacterium genome window below encodes:
- a CDS encoding type I restriction enzyme HsdR N-terminal domain-containing protein, whose product MAQIPKKIQERLFREVPKLQRVLQAGKHRDINESDTGLIVADILSTVFGFDRYSEVTSEMAIRGTYCDLAVKVDGKVQYLVEVKAIGLDLKDTHLKQAVDYGANQGIPYVVLTNGILWKIHRIRFEKPIQNDEICAFNFLELSPRRDADQEQLYLLCKEGLSKAAIEEFSEHVQTVNRFVISAVLLTDPVVDLIRREMRRLAPGLRVDEEEVLSILQNEVLKREVIEGAKAHEAMSRVKRAAGRSLRKEREDEARQPSASAGTPPMLPVAAKPGSEPQPSQ is encoded by the coding sequence ATGGCTCAGATCCCGAAGAAGATCCAAGAACGACTGTTTCGCGAAGTACCGAAGTTGCAACGCGTCCTGCAGGCGGGCAAGCACCGCGACATCAACGAATCGGACACGGGATTAATCGTGGCCGACATCCTTTCAACCGTCTTTGGTTTCGATAGGTACTCCGAAGTCACAAGCGAGATGGCGATCCGGGGGACCTATTGTGATCTTGCCGTAAAGGTCGATGGAAAGGTGCAGTACCTGGTCGAAGTCAAAGCCATCGGCCTCGATCTCAAGGACACTCATCTGAAGCAGGCCGTGGACTATGGCGCGAATCAGGGGATCCCGTATGTCGTGCTCACCAACGGCATCCTGTGGAAGATCCATCGAATCCGGTTCGAAAAGCCGATCCAGAACGATGAGATCTGCGCCTTCAATTTCCTGGAACTCAGCCCTCGCAGGGACGCGGACCAGGAGCAACTCTACCTGCTCTGCAAGGAAGGGCTGAGCAAGGCAGCGATTGAGGAATTCAGTGAGCATGTCCAGACGGTCAATCGCTTCGTCATCTCAGCGGTGCTGCTCACAGACCCGGTCGTCGACCTCATCCGTCGAGAAATGCGTCGCCTCGCCCCAGGGCTCCGCGTGGATGAAGAGGAGGTGCTGTCCATCCTGCAGAACGAAGTTCTCAAGCGCGAGGTCATCGAGGGCGCCAAGGCGCATGAGGCAATGAGCCGCGTAAAGCGCGCCGCCGGACGCTCTCTCAGGAAGGAGCGCGAGGATGAAGCGCGACAGCCTTCTGCCTCGGCCGGAACTCCGCCAATGTTGCCAGTGGCGGCAAAGCCTGGCTCAGAGCCGCAGCCTTCGCAATAA
- a CDS encoding aromatic ring-hydroxylating dioxygenase subunit alpha, producing the protein MQLEATLAGTFYCDGAILAKEWERIFGRTWVCAGREERVAEPGQFITLEIGRESVLVMRDREGRLGAFFNVCRHRGARLVTAPEGRLKGALSCPYHAWTYSLDGRLAGTPHLWESAGLPREQFSLCPLAVGTWGGFVFINLDAERASPLLQDLGDLPARLRRYPLDRLRIGARAEHEVACNWKILVENYLECYHCPGVHPELCDLVPLYRKGVVDAAGSGDVAWFREGAVTFTLDGTTKRPFLTGLNDDEKRRYDGESVFPTLLLNVFPDYAQYRMLRPLAPDRTRIVTEWLFEPETMARPDFDPADAIEFINLIGRQDWTVCELVQQGVGSRSHGHGVFTPQETHSGAFKRWYLERLESEHPVAREAPARPGRPEAR; encoded by the coding sequence ATGCAGCTGGAAGCCACGCTGGCCGGCACGTTCTACTGCGATGGCGCGATCCTCGCGAAGGAATGGGAGCGGATCTTCGGCCGCACGTGGGTCTGCGCCGGACGCGAGGAGCGGGTGGCCGAGCCGGGACAGTTCATCACCCTCGAGATCGGCCGGGAGAGCGTCCTCGTCATGCGCGACCGCGAGGGGCGGCTGGGGGCCTTCTTCAACGTCTGCCGGCACCGGGGGGCGCGGCTGGTCACGGCCCCGGAAGGGCGCCTGAAGGGGGCGCTGAGCTGCCCCTACCATGCCTGGACCTACTCCCTGGACGGGCGGCTGGCCGGCACGCCGCACCTGTGGGAAAGTGCGGGGCTGCCGAGGGAGCAGTTTTCCCTCTGCCCGCTGGCGGTCGGGACGTGGGGGGGATTTGTCTTCATCAACCTGGACGCCGAGCGGGCCAGCCCTCTCCTGCAGGACCTGGGGGACCTCCCCGCCCGCCTGCGGCGCTACCCCCTGGACAGGCTGCGGATCGGCGCCCGCGCCGAGCACGAGGTGGCCTGCAACTGGAAGATCCTGGTCGAGAACTACCTGGAGTGCTACCACTGCCCCGGCGTGCACCCGGAGCTCTGTGATCTGGTGCCGCTGTATCGCAAGGGGGTCGTGGATGCGGCGGGTTCGGGAGACGTCGCCTGGTTCCGGGAGGGGGCGGTCACCTTCACTCTGGACGGCACCACGAAGCGGCCGTTCCTCACGGGGCTCAACGACGACGAGAAGCGACGGTACGACGGCGAGAGCGTCTTCCCGACGCTTCTCCTGAACGTCTTCCCGGACTATGCGCAGTACCGGATGCTCCGGCCGCTCGCTCCGGACCGCACCCGCATCGTCACCGAGTGGCTGTTCGAACCCGAGACGATGGCGCGGCCGGACTTCGACCCGGCCGACGCCATCGAGTTCATCAACCTGATAGGGCGCCAGGACTGGACCGTCTGCGAGCTCGTCCAGCAGGGGGTCGGGTCACGGTCCCACGGACACGGGGTCTTCACGCCGCAGGAGACCCACTCCGGCGCGTTCAAGCGGTGGTACCTGGAGCGCCTCGAGTCGGAGCATCCCGTCGCCCGAGAAGCGCCCGCACGGCCAGGTAGGCCAGAGGCCCGCTGA
- a CDS encoding APC family permease yields the protein MTTSSTHGLRRGLGVLTLAGTIFVFVSSGPFGLEAMVRDGGPGAAVLMLIVGLVFWGLSHALVATELSSAVPEEGGFFRWVELAFGKFWGFQTAWWYWIKMLADTSIYPMLFCEYLKYWVTDIAPWQERLLRVLVIWLFVCINLRGIRTGGGLAVGFTLFILAPFVLFVLLGTPRLHASAVTPLVAAGKGTLEGLGLSLMYGMWCYNTLDSVSIVAGEVRDPTRAYGRAYTLAIPALFLGYLLPILVGLSIDPAYSQWDDHHFSTLGFRLGGEWLGGWIAIGGLISNVSLFHGALMINTRVPLVLAQEGRFPALFASIGARFGAPWVSLLFEGTAYTVIALTIGSFTDIVVWNQWLNLGIYTLIYLSFLRLRRTRPDLPRRFRVPGGWIGALAICIGPFLICWAGVPIGARRLAWAGILGLVSGPLAYLAVRALLGRRDAPTRGAPGTTA from the coding sequence GTGACCACCTCCTCCACGCATGGCCTGCGCCGCGGGCTGGGTGTCCTGACCCTGGCCGGGACCATCTTTGTCTTCGTCTCGTCCGGCCCGTTCGGGCTCGAGGCGATGGTCAGGGACGGCGGACCGGGCGCCGCCGTCCTGATGCTCATCGTCGGCCTGGTCTTCTGGGGCCTGTCGCATGCCCTGGTCGCCACCGAGCTGTCCAGCGCCGTCCCCGAGGAGGGAGGGTTCTTCCGCTGGGTCGAGCTGGCCTTCGGCAAGTTCTGGGGCTTCCAGACCGCCTGGTGGTACTGGATCAAGATGCTGGCCGACACGTCGATCTACCCGATGCTCTTCTGCGAGTACCTGAAGTACTGGGTGACCGACATCGCCCCCTGGCAGGAGCGGCTTCTTCGGGTTCTCGTGATCTGGCTCTTCGTCTGCATCAACCTGCGCGGCATCCGGACCGGCGGCGGCCTGGCGGTCGGCTTCACCCTGTTCATCCTGGCGCCGTTCGTCCTGTTCGTCCTCCTCGGGACGCCGCGGCTCCACGCATCGGCCGTGACCCCCCTGGTCGCCGCGGGCAAGGGGACCCTCGAGGGGCTCGGCCTCTCCCTGATGTACGGGATGTGGTGCTACAACACGCTCGACTCGGTCTCGATCGTGGCGGGGGAGGTCAGGGATCCGACACGCGCCTACGGACGCGCCTACACGCTGGCCATCCCGGCCCTGTTCCTCGGCTACCTCCTGCCGATCCTGGTCGGCCTCTCGATCGATCCGGCGTACAGCCAGTGGGACGACCACCACTTCTCGACCCTGGGATTCCGGCTCGGCGGCGAATGGCTGGGCGGCTGGATTGCCATCGGCGGGCTGATCAGCAACGTCTCGCTGTTCCACGGCGCGCTCATGATCAACACGCGCGTCCCGCTGGTCCTGGCTCAGGAGGGACGTTTCCCGGCGCTGTTCGCGTCGATCGGCGCCCGGTTCGGCGCCCCGTGGGTGTCGCTCCTGTTCGAGGGGACGGCCTACACGGTGATCGCCCTCACGATCGGCAGCTTCACGGACATCGTGGTGTGGAACCAGTGGCTGAACCTGGGGATCTACACCCTCATCTACCTGTCGTTCCTCAGGCTCCGCCGGACGCGCCCCGACCTGCCGCGCCGCTTCCGCGTCCCGGGAGGATGGATCGGGGCCCTCGCCATCTGCATCGGGCCGTTTCTGATCTGCTGGGCGGGAGTGCCGATTGGAGCGAGGCGGCTGGCCTGGGCGGGGATTCTGGGGCTTGTCAGCGGGCCTCTGGCCTACCTGGCCGTGCGGGCGCTTCTCGGGCGACGGGATGCTCCGACTCGAGGCGCTCCAGGTACCACCGCTTGA